From a single Carboxydothermus pertinax genomic region:
- a CDS encoding M48 family metallopeptidase encodes MDIKIEKIIRTKRKTIALEITDNATLIVRAPYRVSESTIFAVIRKHYDWIIKKKKEVEARDPKVRAKEFVNGEGFLYLGKYYKLQIVEDQIEPLKFANAFYLAKKALPQAEKVFTEWYKKEALIKITERVQFYAKMGGYKYSRIKITNARRRWGSCSSKGNLNFSWRLIMAPLPVIDYVVVHELVHLEEKNHGKAFWTKVKILMPDYQKHEKWLKENGYVLKI; translated from the coding sequence ATGGATATAAAAATTGAAAAAATAATTCGCACCAAAAGAAAGACCATTGCTCTGGAAATAACCGATAACGCTACTTTAATAGTTAGAGCGCCTTACAGAGTAAGTGAAAGCACCATTTTTGCGGTTATTCGAAAGCACTACGACTGGATTATTAAAAAGAAAAAAGAAGTGGAAGCCCGGGACCCAAAAGTTAGAGCTAAAGAGTTTGTTAACGGTGAAGGCTTTTTATATCTTGGAAAGTATTATAAACTTCAGATAGTGGAAGACCAGATCGAGCCTCTTAAATTTGCAAATGCGTTTTATCTTGCAAAGAAAGCACTGCCGCAGGCAGAAAAGGTATTTACCGAATGGTATAAGAAGGAAGCTTTAATCAAGATAACTGAACGGGTACAGTTTTATGCTAAGATGGGCGGTTATAAATATTCCCGAATAAAGATTACCAATGCCCGGAGAAGATGGGGTTCCTGCTCAAGCAAGGGCAACTTAAATTTTAGCTGGCGGTTAATTATGGCCCCCTTGCCGGTTATTGATTATGTAGTAGTGCATGAACTTGTGCATTTAGAGGAGAAAAATCATGGTAAAGCTTTTTGGACTAAAGTTAAGATTTTAATGCCTGACTACCAAAAGCACGAAAAATGGCTAAAAGAAAACGGGTATGTTTTAAAAATTTAA
- a CDS encoding long-chain-fatty-acid--CoA ligase: MDYPWAKHYPPNVSLNLIYPEKSLYELFREKAWNNENPALIFFNTRISYQKLLEYTENLATNLKKLNLAPGDRVGIMLPNSPQYVIVYFALMAAGIVAVPLNPLLSERELRFIADDAGVKAIFALTLFTDKLKSFTGVKKIYTSIADFLSFPLNLLYKLKEKEPAISYDLKEIFAFLPFLKRTGEFTYQKTRDLKNDPAVIIYTSGTTGKPKGVMLSEYALVVNAWHVKAWGDLTSRDIMLTILPIFHGFGMSVGMNAPLLSGSTVVLMPRFSVEEFFKGVAKHRPTLFAGVPTMFVAMLNHKDLTKYDLSSFRGCFVGATAMPPEVKEQFEKLTGAQILEGYGLTEAVTAKCCNPYRGVNKTGSIGIPFPDTVMEIVDAFTGEPLPPGEIGEIRLKSPDLMLGYYQNDEATREVLKDGWLYTGDIGKMDEDGYFYIVDRKKDLIITGGFNVYPREVEDVLYSHPEVKEACVLGVPDPYYGEIVKAYVVLKEGAKTSVEDLKAFCRENLTHYKVPKVIELKKDLPKSAIGKILRRALKEMESEAKQ, translated from the coding sequence ATGGATTATCCGTGGGCCAAACATTATCCTCCTAATGTTTCGTTAAATCTTATTTACCCTGAAAAAAGTTTATATGAATTATTTCGCGAGAAAGCTTGGAACAATGAAAATCCTGCACTTATCTTTTTTAATACCCGCATATCTTACCAAAAATTATTGGAATATACTGAAAATTTAGCTACAAATTTAAAAAAACTTAATTTAGCACCGGGTGACCGGGTAGGAATAATGCTGCCCAACTCTCCCCAGTATGTAATTGTTTACTTTGCCTTAATGGCAGCCGGAATTGTCGCTGTCCCCTTAAACCCCCTTCTTTCGGAACGAGAACTTCGGTTTATAGCCGACGATGCCGGAGTTAAAGCCATTTTTGCTCTAACCCTTTTTACGGATAAACTAAAAAGCTTTACCGGGGTAAAAAAGATTTATACTTCTATAGCGGATTTTCTCTCTTTTCCCCTAAATTTACTTTATAAATTAAAAGAAAAAGAGCCAGCAATTTCCTACGATTTAAAGGAGATATTTGCCTTTTTACCGTTTCTTAAAAGAACCGGAGAGTTTACCTACCAAAAAACCCGGGATCTAAAAAATGACCCGGCAGTTATAATCTATACCTCGGGGACTACCGGTAAACCCAAAGGAGTAATGCTTTCCGAATACGCTTTAGTTGTAAATGCCTGGCATGTAAAAGCCTGGGGAGATTTAACTTCCAGGGACATCATGCTTACCATACTACCAATTTTCCATGGCTTTGGGATGAGCGTTGGGATGAACGCTCCCCTTTTATCGGGCTCAACGGTAGTATTAATGCCGCGCTTTTCGGTGGAAGAGTTTTTTAAAGGGGTGGCTAAACACCGGCCAACGTTGTTTGCCGGCGTGCCCACCATGTTTGTAGCGATGTTAAATCATAAAGATTTAACCAAATACGATTTATCTTCCTTTAGAGGCTGTTTTGTAGGCGCAACGGCCATGCCGCCAGAGGTCAAAGAGCAGTTTGAAAAGCTAACTGGGGCGCAAATTTTAGAAGGGTATGGCCTTACCGAAGCAGTAACCGCCAAGTGTTGTAATCCTTACCGCGGGGTAAATAAAACTGGCAGCATCGGGATTCCTTTTCCCGATACTGTAATGGAGATTGTTGATGCGTTTACCGGGGAACCTTTACCGCCCGGAGAAATTGGGGAAATCCGGCTAAAAAGTCCGGACTTAATGCTAGGTTACTATCAAAATGACGAGGCTACCCGGGAAGTCTTAAAAGACGGCTGGCTTTATACCGGCGACATTGGCAAGATGGACGAAGATGGATACTTCTATATCGTGGACCGAAAGAAAGATTTAATAATAACCGGTGGCTTTAATGTTTACCCCCGGGAAGTAGAGGATGTGCTTTATTCTCATCCCGAGGTAAAAGAAGCCTGTGTTTTGGGGGTACCGGATCCTTACTATGGAGAGATTGTTAAAGCTTATGTTGTTTTAAAAGAGGGAGCAAAAACTTCGGTTGAAGATTTAAAAGCCTTTTGCCGGGAAAATTTAACTCATTATAAAGTACCCAAAGTTATTGAGTTAAAAAAAGACCTTCCCAAGAGCGCCATAGGTAAAATACTGCGGCGGGCGCTAAAAGAAATGGAGAGTGAGGCAAAACAATGA
- a CDS encoding acyl-CoA dehydratase activase codes for MYLGVDIGSLTTKVVLIAEDKKVIDFKYQRTGPSGKDSALKLIKEILARVGVAEEKVKGTVATGYGRVLFSGREYSEITCQARGVAHLFPGVRTIIDIGGQDSKVIAVGKNGKVLDFAMNDKCAAGTGRFLEVMSQALEVSLEEIGQLAEKSSEAARISSVCTVFAESEVVSKLSQGQSRETVARGICEAVASRTAVLAQKVGVVEPIVFTGGVAKNTGVVKALERKLGISLVVPEDSTITAALGAALLALENS; via the coding sequence TTGTATTTGGGAGTGGATATTGGGTCACTTACAACTAAAGTAGTTTTAATTGCTGAAGATAAGAAAGTTATAGACTTTAAATACCAGCGTACCGGACCTTCGGGCAAAGATTCTGCTTTAAAGCTTATCAAGGAAATACTGGCCAGGGTAGGAGTTGCGGAAGAGAAGGTTAAAGGTACGGTGGCTACCGGTTACGGTCGGGTTTTATTTTCCGGCCGGGAGTATTCGGAGATTACCTGTCAGGCCAGGGGAGTGGCGCATCTTTTTCCCGGGGTCAGAACTATTATTGATATCGGCGGGCAGGACAGCAAGGTTATAGCGGTTGGGAAAAACGGTAAAGTCTTAGATTTTGCGATGAACGATAAATGTGCGGCGGGAACGGGCCGTTTTTTAGAAGTAATGAGCCAGGCTCTTGAAGTAAGTCTGGAAGAGATTGGACAACTTGCCGAGAAAAGTAGTGAAGCGGCCAGGATTTCTTCCGTTTGCACCGTTTTTGCCGAATCCGAAGTGGTTTCAAAATTATCCCAGGGGCAAAGCCGGGAAACGGTAGCCCGGGGGATTTGTGAGGCGGTCGCGTCCCGGACGGCGGTTTTGGCTCAGAAAGTAGGGGTGGTAGAGCCGATAGTGTTTACCGGCGGGGTTGCTAAAAATACTGGAGTGGTGAAGGCATTAGAACGAAAACTTGGGATTTCGTTGGTGGTGCCTGAGGATTCGACAATTACCGCGGCCCTGGGTGCTGCGCTTTTAGCTTTGGAAAATTCTTAA
- a CDS encoding acyl-CoA dehydrogenase family protein — MHEHLYSEVQRKLREEVREFVKWVPRDLLVAMDEDRVQYPREFLVEAGKRNLLGLRFPKKYGGRGLGWQEEYIALEEIGVLGTSLACLYSLVSIVGEAINTFGTEEQKEKYLKPTLAGKMFTAEALTEPRGGSDFFGATTYAKKEGDYYILNGQKRFVVGAEGADYFFVYAKTDPDAPPHKSLSAFIVERGPGVEVGYVYGLLGTRGGGAGRIVFNNVRVLRENLVGKENGAAEIFYQMMVPERMTSAIGAIGLAAGALDIAARYSTRRKAFGRKIREFQGVSFKIAESLTELDAARALTNMTARLIDQGVEPSEQRRLVSEAKKFATEMAWRVTNNAMQVMGGIGYTNIYPIEKMVRDSRILMIWTGTSEIMNLIIQHEYYKKLQEESMAGRNLEKDAREADRKEEKVYE, encoded by the coding sequence GTGCACGAACATTTATATTCTGAAGTGCAAAGAAAGTTACGGGAGGAAGTCAGGGAGTTTGTGAAGTGGGTACCGCGAGATTTACTGGTAGCCATGGATGAAGACCGGGTGCAATATCCCCGGGAGTTTTTGGTGGAAGCGGGGAAAAGAAATCTTTTGGGCCTGCGTTTTCCCAAGAAGTATGGCGGTCGGGGGCTGGGCTGGCAGGAAGAATATATCGCCCTGGAGGAAATAGGGGTACTGGGAACTTCCCTTGCCTGTCTGTATTCATTGGTCAGTATTGTGGGTGAAGCAATTAACACCTTTGGTACCGAAGAGCAAAAGGAAAAATATTTAAAGCCTACCCTTGCCGGAAAAATGTTTACTGCTGAAGCTTTGACCGAGCCCCGGGGTGGTTCGGACTTTTTTGGAGCTACTACTTACGCTAAAAAAGAAGGGGACTACTATATTTTAAACGGGCAAAAGCGTTTTGTGGTGGGAGCGGAAGGTGCCGATTACTTTTTTGTTTATGCCAAAACCGACCCGGATGCACCGCCTCATAAATCATTAAGTGCTTTTATCGTGGAGAGGGGCCCCGGGGTAGAAGTGGGTTATGTTTACGGACTCCTGGGTACCCGGGGAGGAGGAGCTGGACGCATTGTTTTTAATAATGTACGGGTGCTCAGGGAAAATTTAGTGGGAAAAGAAAACGGTGCGGCGGAAATCTTTTACCAGATGATGGTGCCCGAAAGGATGACCAGCGCGATTGGGGCGATTGGTCTTGCCGCTGGAGCTCTGGATATCGCTGCTCGCTATTCTACCCGGAGGAAGGCTTTTGGCCGGAAAATTCGGGAATTTCAGGGGGTTAGCTTTAAAATTGCCGAAAGCTTGACCGAGCTTGATGCTGCCCGGGCCTTAACCAATATGACCGCCCGCCTGATAGACCAGGGAGTTGAACCTTCGGAACAGCGGCGGTTGGTGTCCGAAGCCAAGAAGTTTGCCACCGAAATGGCCTGGCGGGTGACCAATAACGCCATGCAGGTTATGGGTGGTATTGGTTATACCAATATTTATCCCATTGAAAAAATGGTGCGGGACAGCCGGATCTTAATGATCTGGACTGGCACCAGTGAAATTATGAACTTGATTATTCAACACGAGTATTATAAAAAGCTGCAGGAAGAAAGCATGGCCGGCAGAAACCTTGAAAAAGACGCCAGGGAAGCGGACCGGAAAGAGGAGAAAGTATACGAATAA
- a CDS encoding methyl-accepting chemotaxis protein yields the protein MEIKNLTLKKYLLRTVLYAVPGAGLVGYLSGLFAINIYIAILIGAAGGAIIGLVISYSNFKRIIQPLKEMLTEIEILAEKNKGLGITDLNTIDDLKTSFIKILKGLTLELQEITKTINNTVLSLVDTTSETSAGIEEVAASTQEINSSLEEINETIRNIARLAEELGDKLTKGRESLGLFSSENAKIQNSLTVAATSINELFTHTQEINVALELITEIAAQTNLLALNAAIEAARAGEAGKSFAVVAEEVRKLAGKSKEAAEEIKGVIDLIFKNMREAQEKMQETFTIATESTEKTSFLQTELQGVMGLLPELLRQNQSLPAYMQNITEAVNNVAAATNEQSAAMNSVQKMAEETQGLITKLEQLKNKFTL from the coding sequence ATGGAAATAAAAAATTTAACTTTAAAAAAATATCTTTTGCGCACTGTTCTTTATGCTGTGCCTGGGGCCGGTTTGGTGGGTTATTTATCAGGCCTTTTTGCCATTAATATTTATATTGCAATATTAATTGGGGCGGCTGGCGGGGCAATCATTGGACTTGTGATCAGTTACAGCAATTTTAAAAGAATTATTCAACCCTTAAAAGAGATGTTAACGGAGATAGAAATTTTGGCCGAAAAAAATAAAGGCCTGGGGATTACTGACTTAAATACTATAGACGATTTAAAAACATCATTTATTAAAATTTTAAAGGGACTTACGCTGGAACTTCAAGAAATCACCAAAACGATTAATAATACTGTATTAAGTTTGGTAGATACCACTTCCGAAACTTCTGCTGGGATTGAAGAGGTAGCAGCTTCGACCCAGGAAATAAATTCAAGCCTGGAAGAAATAAATGAAACAATCCGAAATATTGCGCGGCTGGCCGAGGAGCTGGGAGATAAACTTACTAAAGGTCGAGAAAGTTTAGGCCTTTTTAGCTCCGAGAACGCCAAAATCCAAAATAGTCTTACGGTAGCGGCCACCTCGATCAATGAACTTTTTACCCACACTCAGGAAATTAATGTGGCTTTAGAACTTATTACCGAAATTGCGGCCCAAACCAACCTTTTAGCCTTAAATGCAGCTATTGAAGCAGCGCGGGCCGGAGAAGCAGGAAAGAGCTTTGCGGTGGTAGCCGAGGAAGTTCGCAAACTGGCTGGGAAATCAAAAGAGGCGGCCGAAGAAATCAAAGGAGTTATTGATCTTATTTTTAAAAATATGCGTGAAGCTCAGGAAAAGATGCAGGAAACTTTTACCATAGCCACCGAAAGTACAGAAAAAACTTCCTTTTTACAAACGGAACTGCAAGGGGTTATGGGCCTATTACCCGAGTTGTTACGACAAAACCAATCTTTGCCCGCTTATATGCAAAATATTACTGAAGCGGTAAATAATGTAGCCGCGGCGACCAATGAACAGTCGGCGGCCATGAATAGTGTCCAGAAAATGGCTGAGGAAACCCAGGGGTTAATTACCAAGCTTGAACAGTTAAAAAATAAATTTACCTTATAA
- a CDS encoding 2-hydroxyacyl-CoA dehydratase subunit D: MAKVFKPLKANEKMNKILRNHYLKTKLVPKMGRVFGYKTAWVTSGAPVEILRAFGLEPVYPENYGAICGARRVSTHLCQVAENRGYSIDLCSYAKSNLGSIWNPQDIPFNGLPRPDLLVVCNNICGTVLKWYETLSREFNIPLFIIDTPFISGEPKTWQIEYVAKQLEKLVESLERLLRKKLDLNRLEKIVKLSNETVDLWKGIRDFAKHKPSPVNVTDLFINLGPLVVVRGTEVARDFYEEMYREVEARYKAGIPAVEGEKYRLVWDNIPIWYGLYRFYGYFAQRGAVFVTDSYTGGWANNIKGGPLFYAIAESYTGVFLNRDLEFRKNQLRSFIEEFNADGFVMHSNRSCKAYSFVQEEIRRQLMRTLGVPGLIVDADMTDSRLYAEETVLNRVQAFLENLES, encoded by the coding sequence TTGGCTAAAGTTTTTAAACCGCTAAAAGCGAACGAAAAAATGAATAAAATTTTAAGAAATCACTATTTAAAAACCAAGCTCGTCCCCAAAATGGGGCGGGTTTTTGGCTATAAAACCGCCTGGGTTACCAGCGGTGCGCCGGTAGAAATCTTAAGGGCGTTTGGACTTGAGCCGGTGTATCCCGAAAACTATGGAGCAATCTGCGGGGCGCGTCGGGTATCGACTCATCTTTGTCAGGTAGCCGAGAACCGCGGTTATTCTATTGATTTATGCTCCTATGCCAAAAGTAACCTCGGTAGTATCTGGAACCCCCAGGATATCCCGTTTAATGGTTTACCCCGACCGGATTTATTAGTAGTCTGCAACAACATTTGCGGCACGGTTTTAAAGTGGTATGAAACTTTAAGCCGGGAGTTTAATATACCTCTTTTTATTATTGATACCCCTTTTATTAGCGGGGAGCCGAAGACGTGGCAAATTGAGTATGTAGCAAAGCAGCTTGAAAAGCTGGTAGAAAGCCTAGAAAGATTACTCAGGAAAAAATTAGACCTAAACCGCTTAGAAAAAATTGTTAAGCTTTCCAATGAGACCGTGGATTTATGGAAAGGGATTAGAGATTTTGCTAAACATAAGCCATCGCCGGTAAATGTTACTGATTTATTTATTAATTTAGGCCCTCTGGTAGTGGTGAGAGGTACAGAAGTAGCCCGGGATTTTTACGAAGAGATGTACCGTGAGGTGGAGGCAAGATACAAAGCGGGAATTCCGGCGGTGGAGGGGGAAAAGTACCGTTTGGTCTGGGACAATATTCCCATCTGGTATGGCCTTTACCGCTTTTACGGCTATTTTGCCCAAAGGGGAGCGGTATTTGTTACCGACTCTTATACTGGAGGCTGGGCCAATAACATTAAAGGTGGACCCCTCTTTTATGCTATTGCTGAGTCTTATACCGGAGTTTTTTTAAACCGGGATTTAGAGTTTCGCAAAAATCAGCTAAGGTCCTTTATTGAAGAATTTAATGCGGACGGTTTTGTGATGCATTCCAACCGTTCCTGCAAAGCGTACTCTTTTGTGCAGGAGGAAATTCGCCGGCAGCTCATGCGCACTCTTGGAGTACCTGGTTTAATTGTCGATGCCGATATGACCGATTCCCGACTGTATGCGGAAGAAACGGTACTAAACCGGGTGCAGGCGTTTTTGGAGAATTTAGAGAGTTAA
- a CDS encoding 2-hydroxyacyl-CoA dehydratase subunit D encodes MKLAYFCSYWPVEISEGAGFPTVRYFPRDEAKVPVRLPSYCCSYAKGSLAEMEEEALDMLFGFAHSCDTMQCMYGIAKSLLGNDKVFLLVPPVDLTTPEAREYYTQALTNLWQELAGKKDLDDLAELKATWEKYQALRAKVKALENLAPYVSSWEIFDLLKKIQTMPVDEALAYLESFKDFSENQDSKQIGLILTGAVITQNNLYKLLEEQGFRVFYDDTCTGFRHFAGEVVDDDNIFAQIASYYISKPPCPCRHKGMWERAQHLKTLYESKKARAILLVQNKFCDPFAWDVPYLLDYFKKEGIPALVLEVDGGVVGEQNKTRLQAFRERIGGI; translated from the coding sequence ATGAAATTAGCGTATTTTTGCAGTTACTGGCCGGTAGAAATCTCCGAAGGGGCAGGTTTTCCTACCGTCCGCTACTTTCCTCGGGATGAAGCAAAAGTGCCGGTAAGGCTTCCGTCTTACTGCTGTTCTTATGCCAAGGGAAGTCTTGCGGAAATGGAGGAAGAAGCTTTAGACATGCTGTTTGGTTTTGCCCATAGTTGTGACACCATGCAGTGTATGTACGGTATTGCTAAAAGTCTTTTAGGAAACGATAAAGTATTTTTACTGGTACCGCCGGTAGATTTAACTACGCCGGAAGCCCGGGAATACTACACCCAGGCGCTTACCAATCTCTGGCAGGAGCTTGCCGGCAAAAAAGATTTAGACGATTTAGCAGAACTAAAAGCTACCTGGGAAAAATACCAGGCTCTCAGGGCAAAGGTTAAAGCTTTAGAAAATCTTGCCCCTTATGTATCTTCCTGGGAAATTTTTGACCTCTTAAAGAAAATCCAAACAATGCCGGTGGATGAAGCTTTAGCATATTTGGAGTCTTTTAAGGATTTTAGCGAAAATCAAGATTCAAAGCAAATAGGGCTTATTTTAACCGGAGCGGTTATTACCCAAAATAATCTTTATAAGCTCCTGGAGGAGCAGGGTTTTCGGGTATTTTATGACGATACCTGCACCGGTTTTCGCCACTTTGCCGGCGAGGTTGTTGACGATGATAATATCTTTGCCCAAATTGCTTCTTATTATATCTCTAAACCTCCCTGCCCCTGCCGGCATAAGGGGATGTGGGAGAGGGCCCAGCATTTAAAAACTCTTTATGAAAGTAAAAAAGCCAGGGCGATTTTATTAGTGCAAAACAAGTTTTGTGACCCCTTTGCCTGGGATGTGCCTTATCTTCTGGATTACTTTAAAAAGGAAGGAATACCGGCGTTGGTTTTGGAGGTGGATGGTGGAGTAGTCGGAGAACAAAATAAAACCCGGTTGCAGGCGTTTCGGGAAAGGATTGGGGGGATTTAG
- a CDS encoding C-GCAxxG-C-C family protein produces the protein MAVEKLQNNVEKVAQKAVYNFVEDSYNCAEGIVAAFSEEMGLAAKTYTALAMPFGGGIGSLGHMCGAISGGLMMLGLKGAQKGLKKPEIRELAQKLYKGFEEKFGAVNCHTLTRHDCNDASSAPYDIKNCAPYIQYVVYKVNELLGD, from the coding sequence ATGGCTGTGGAAAAACTTCAAAATAACGTGGAAAAAGTAGCACAAAAAGCGGTTTACAATTTTGTGGAAGATAGTTACAATTGTGCTGAAGGGATAGTTGCTGCTTTTTCGGAGGAAATGGGTTTGGCTGCGAAAACCTATACAGCTTTAGCCATGCCCTTTGGCGGAGGTATCGGGAGCCTTGGTCATATGTGCGGAGCTATTTCCGGAGGTTTAATGATGCTTGGCTTAAAAGGTGCGCAAAAGGGCTTAAAAAAGCCGGAAATTCGGGAACTGGCCCAGAAGCTTTACAAGGGCTTTGAGGAAAAATTTGGTGCTGTTAACTGCCACACCTTAACTCGGCATGATTGTAACGATGCCAGTTCTGCTCCTTATGATATAAAAAACTGCGCACCTTATATTCAATATGTGGTTTATAAAGTAAATGAACTCCTGGGGGATTAA
- a CDS encoding anaerobic nitric oxide reductase flavorubredoxin, which yields MGMKISDAVTYVGKIDWELRRFHGEELSTHRGSSYNSYLIRDEKVALIDTAWIKFDKEYVKKLSEEIDLHKIDYVIALHGEIDHSGALPELMRLIPDKPIVCSANAVKSLKGQYHQDWNFQVVKTGDTLDLGSKKLIFIEAPMLHWPDSMMAYLTGEEILFSNDAFGQHYASERLFNDLVDQHELFEEALKYYANILTPFSARVVKKIEEVLALNLPVKMIAPSHGIIWRDNPLQIVNKYLEWAKDYQENQITIIYDTMWDGTRRMAEEIARGIKAAAPEVTVKLYNCARSDNNDIVVEVFRSKAILAGSPTVNRNILYNLAGQLDLIKSLQFKGKKAAAFGAYGWSGEGVKIITEILKEAGFEVVMDGIRELWNPDTDALKRCFEFGKNFAEAVK from the coding sequence ATGGGTATGAAAATTAGCGACGCAGTTACATATGTCGGGAAAATTGACTGGGAGCTTCGGCGGTTTCACGGAGAGGAGCTTTCCACCCACCGGGGGTCAAGTTACAATTCTTATTTAATCCGGGATGAAAAGGTAGCACTAATTGATACTGCTTGGATAAAATTTGACAAAGAGTATGTAAAAAAACTTTCCGAGGAAATTGATTTACATAAAATTGATTATGTTATAGCTCTTCATGGGGAAATTGACCACAGCGGGGCGCTGCCGGAATTAATGCGCCTTATTCCCGATAAACCTATTGTATGCTCGGCCAACGCGGTAAAATCGTTAAAAGGTCAATATCATCAGGATTGGAACTTCCAGGTGGTTAAAACCGGGGACACCTTGGATCTTGGCAGTAAAAAGCTTATTTTTATTGAAGCACCGATGCTCCACTGGCCCGATAGCATGATGGCGTATTTGACCGGGGAAGAGATTTTATTCTCCAACGATGCTTTTGGTCAACATTATGCTTCGGAAAGGCTGTTTAATGATTTAGTGGACCAGCATGAACTTTTTGAGGAAGCCTTAAAATATTATGCTAACATCTTGACCCCCTTTAGTGCCCGGGTGGTAAAGAAGATTGAAGAAGTTCTTGCCTTAAATCTTCCGGTGAAAATGATTGCGCCCAGCCACGGGATTATCTGGCGGGATAATCCTTTGCAGATAGTTAATAAATATTTAGAATGGGCGAAGGATTATCAAGAAAACCAAATCACCATCATTTACGATACCATGTGGGACGGTACCCGCCGGATGGCGGAAGAAATAGCTCGGGGGATTAAAGCCGCTGCCCCGGAAGTTACCGTTAAACTTTATAACTGTGCCCGGTCGGACAATAATGATATTGTAGTAGAGGTGTTTAGGTCTAAAGCTATATTAGCCGGCTCACCCACCGTAAACAGGAATATATTATATAACTTAGCAGGACAGCTTGATTTAATCAAGAGCTTACAGTTTAAAGGCAAAAAAGCGGCGGCGTTTGGTGCTTACGGCTGGAGCGGTGAAGGGGTTAAAATCATTACCGAAATATTAAAAGAAGCGGGATTTGAAGTAGTAATGGATGGGATCAGAGAACTCTGGAATCCCGATACTGACGCTCTAAAACGGTGTTTTGAATTTGGCAAGAACTTTGCCGAAGCGGTGAAATAA
- a CDS encoding AMP-binding protein, protein MSCIFYRKGFSTRGKVGLYLNNTPDFVIGHLKSRGCSIAEILYTSGTTGKPKGVLLSHRTVYFAGMMYMYEMNIYYRDKVLILMPLIHSAPSHRSGEKRCV, encoded by the coding sequence ATTAGCTGCATATTTTATAGAAAAGGATTTTCAACCCGGGGAAAAGTTGGTCTTTATTTAAACAATACTCCGGACTTCGTTATAGGCCATCTTAAAAGCCGGGGGTGTAGTATTGCGGAAATTCTCTACACTTCCGGTACTACTGGCAAACCAAAGGGAGTTTTACTTTCCCACCGGACGGTTTATTTTGCGGGAATGATGTATATGTACGAAATGAACATTTACTACCGCGATAAAGTATTGATCTTAATGCCCCTCATCCATTCTGCCCCTTCGCACCGGAGTGGGGAGAAACGGTGTGTGTGA
- a CDS encoding AMP-binding enzyme: MDLNAPHPFCPFAPEWGETVCVTVVLKPEATLTEEKIIEYAAKRLAKYKQPKVIFFADTIPRNPSGKILKKVLKENYKLWPRAGLFYY, from the coding sequence ATTGATCTTAATGCCCCTCATCCATTCTGCCCCTTCGCACCGGAGTGGGGAGAAACGGTGTGTGTGACAGTTGTTTTAAAACCGGAAGCCACTTTAACGGAAGAAAAAATCATCGAATACGCGGCAAAACGATTGGCCAAATACAAACAGCCAAAAGTGATTTTCTTTGCTGATACTATTCCGAGAAATCCCAGTGGAAAAATATTAAAGAAAGTTTTAAAAGAAAATTATAAATTATGGCCCCGAGCGGGGCTTTTTTATTATTAA